One Pullulanibacillus sp. KACC 23026 DNA segment encodes these proteins:
- a CDS encoding substrate-binding domain-containing protein, with protein sequence MVKVTIGDVANKAGVSKSTVSQFLNKRYRYMGEETKKKIEDAIEKLGYHPNYVARSLKQKRTSMVGIIVANIMHRLSTEVSRSIEDFYHKHDIHAIFCNADNDPEKEKKYIEMLRAKQVDGLIIFPTGQNIALYKEMIDENYPVVFMDRRVPGLPVNSVMVNNEEATQEAVNHLVSLGHKRIAIVTQPLVISSRKERVEGYKKALQANSLTINPNFIIVNEIRDLINDLKRTFSESEPPTALIAGNDLVLLEILRFAKEKQLRIPDAFSLIVFDNISFADFVSPSITTIGQPSFEMGEKAAALLLEQINKASDEPPKDFLFKCQLNVRESSIKRIE encoded by the coding sequence ATGGTAAAAGTAACGATTGGAGATGTGGCAAATAAAGCGGGGGTATCAAAGAGCACGGTCTCGCAATTTTTAAATAAGCGGTATCGCTATATGGGGGAAGAAACAAAAAAGAAAATTGAAGATGCCATTGAAAAGCTTGGTTATCACCCTAATTATGTAGCTCGAAGCTTAAAGCAAAAGCGAACCTCTATGGTTGGAATAATTGTCGCCAATATCATGCATCGACTATCAACGGAAGTTAGTCGTTCAATTGAGGACTTTTACCATAAGCACGATATACACGCCATTTTTTGCAATGCTGATAACGACCCAGAGAAAGAAAAGAAATATATTGAAATGCTGCGTGCTAAACAGGTAGATGGCCTTATTATCTTTCCAACCGGTCAGAACATAGCTCTTTATAAAGAAATGATTGACGAAAATTATCCAGTTGTTTTTATGGATCGGCGTGTCCCAGGACTTCCGGTTAATAGCGTTATGGTAAATAATGAAGAAGCCACCCAAGAAGCTGTTAATCATCTCGTTTCTCTTGGGCATAAGAGGATCGCCATTGTCACACAACCATTAGTTATCAGTTCTCGGAAAGAAAGGGTAGAAGGCTATAAGAAGGCTTTGCAGGCTAATAGCCTTACAATTAACCCGAATTTCATAATTGTAAATGAAATTAGAGATTTAATTAATGATTTAAAAAGGACCTTTTCGGAGAGTGAACCGCCTACAGCATTAATTGCCGGAAATGATTTGGTCCTTTTAGAAATTTTACGATTCGCAAAGGAAAAACAGCTTAGAATTCCTGATGCTTTCTCTTTAATCGTTTTTGACAATATCTCGTTTGCTGACTTTGTGAGTCCTTCTATTACAACAATAGGTCAACCTTCCTTTGAGATGGGGGAGAAAGCAGCGGCATTACTTTTAGAACAAATAAACAAAGCTTCTGATGAACCGCCCAAAGACTTTTTATTTAAGTGTCAGTTAAATGTAAGGGAGTCATCTATAAAAAGAATTGAGTGA